In the Deltaproteobacteria bacterium genome, one interval contains:
- a CDS encoding SCP2 sterol-binding domain-containing protein, giving the protein MSAITNAKEYFDTLDQRFDADAAKGLNASFQFELGGDGGGTYCVKVNDGAMEIQEGAEAEPTFTLKMEAEDYIKMAHGKLNGAMAFMTGKMKISGDRSLAQTMKKIFPLIK; this is encoded by the coding sequence ATGTCTGCAATTACGAATGCAAAAGAATATTTCGATACTTTGGACCAGCGCTTTGATGCTGATGCTGCAAAGGGCTTGAATGCAAGCTTTCAGTTTGAACTCGGCGGCGACGGCGGCGGCACTTACTGTGTGAAGGTAAACGACGGTGCAATGGAAATCCAAGAAGGTGCTGAAGCTGAACCAACATTTACGCTGAAGATGGAAGCTGAAGACTATATCAAAATGGCACACGGCAAACTCAATGGCGCCATGGCGTTTATGACCGGCAAAATGAAAATTTCAGGGGACCGCTCATTGGCGCAAACCATGAAAAAGATTTTTCCGCTTATCAAGTAG